TACAACTACAACAACTCTCAAGAATCTTGATATTATCCAGAACAAACTGTGGCTTGATTGGCACCCTATCCCGCATCTTAAACATTAATGTGTCCACTACTGCCACAGTGTGGTTGCAGTGGGTACCATCTGCAAAATCCACTGCAGTTCTTTACCTAGGCTATTCCAACAGCACCTCCATCTTCATGGTCTCTACCAGCAAGTGGGACAAGGGGAGTAGGTGAATAGGAATACCACCATCTGCAGACTTCACTTCCAGGCCATGCACTATACCACATTGGAAAATATATTGCTGCTCTTTTCTAGAGCTCACTGCCCAACATATAACCTTCATGAGAAGGACTGCAGCAGATTTAAAATAACTTCATCACCAACTTCTCTTGGGCAACCAAGGAAGCGCAACAAATGGTGGCCTTGCCAGTGAGGCTACATCCTGGATAAGGAATAAATAATTAATTTCTGAATTTCTGCTAGGAACAGAATTGTTCCTCCCACATAGCACACCCTCACCAGATGAAACTACAGGTGTTAACTTCCTACCATATTAATTATCTGCAGATTTATTAAAAAAACATATTGCGTTTGTGGAATCAAATATCATATTGTTGATGTGCAAAGGAATTCTTATTCCTCCATGGCATAAGTGTCTTTGGTGAAGTATCTTAGAGTCCCCACTATCAGGGCTGACTGATTGTGTGAATTATATGGTGCAATCCTCATTcaagattattttttttattattctgtggaCTAAAGTTTGTCAGCACCCCTTTTATGGCACTTCTTCCGACTCTTGAAACCATCATTTAAAGCAAGGAAATAAACCAAATAATTAGTCCTGATCAGGCAAAGATATAAAAACCATTTGAAACGGTTTTAGGAGGACATTAGCAATGGGTGTATCGGTTATAGGCATGTGACCACGGGGAAAGAAAATTGTCTGTATTAAACAATACAGTCAAGTAGAAATAGGTTTACGGAGAGTACCGTGTTGTCTAGTGAAGGTCAGATATTGTGCAAGAGTTTTACCTCTGCTGTTAGATTATTGTGTTTTTCGACTTCATACCCAAAGCCATTCAGCAGTTTCAGCATTTGAACTTCATCCACCTCTGCACCACTCCTTGTCATTTCAGGATTCTCAAACTTAATGTTAGTAATCATTAGAGCAAGACGCTTCCTGTTGTGCTTTGGCAACATCATGTATACCTGGAAGAAAAAGTAACAAATGTGTAGTGAACTTTTTACTGTCACAAACTTACTCATAGGTTTTGCAATTGAGAAACACAATTATCTCCATTCATTTTACCAACCGAATAACCATTGGCATGCATTCCAAAGCCCATCCATATAATTCCAAAATCTCGATCTAACCATCCTGACATGTCACACGAGGAGCAATTACACAGCCTATGAAGTGTTCATTCTCCCCAAAAAAATGTTCAGTCATAAGGATCACCATTTGACATTACTTTGACATTAAGTCATCTGCATATAGAACTGCAGATTTGTTAACAATATCATTCaatatgccttttttttttttaattacatgcATCACATGACATAGGTGAAGGCACTTTTGCAGATGCTAAATCTTTAACACTGGATCCCTCTAGTCtaatccttctccctgctccttccCCAGTTTCTGAAATtccatttgaaatattgattCAAGTTCTGCACTCATCCTACCTCAAAAATAGACCTGTGCTAAAGTAATTTATATCAGTTTTACTTTGTATGGGCTTCTTCCCACAATATATTCCTCAACAAATGGTCTCAGGATTATCAAGCTGAGTAGTAAAGGCTCTATCCAAGATACTTCCATACTATCAAAAGCCTAATGGCAAGTTTTATTTCCATATTCAACTGACACTAATTGTTCTGAGTGGGGTAGAACATCAGAGCACAAGAAAAGAGGAGTGGAGTGGTCGCTTAACCCGCTTACTCAAGCCTGTactgccattccatatgatcatggttaATCTGCCTCATGCCTCATCTCCTCTTCAGTGCCAGTTCCCCATAGCCCATACCTGCCAGACCTTTTGAAAAATGTATCTACTTCCTGTTTTAAAACCCCAATGTTTGagcctccacaactctctggggtagagaattccagagatgatCATCCTCTTTAAGAAGTGCTTACACACCTTAGTTTTAAATGTCCATCTGCTTATTTTGCATTATCATTTAAAACATATCCTCTCCTAGAGTTGAAATGTTTCAGCATCTAGCACATTATGTCCCCTTAGTATTttcatatgtttcaattagatcagtccttgttcttctaaactccaaagaatatAGGTCCAATTTATTTAGCTGCTTGTGAAAAGTGAATCATCTCACCCTAAGAATTTATCTAATGAATCCCTTTTGAAATCCCTTCAATGTAGCACATCCTTTCTTAAACAAGGGCACTGAAACTGTGCACGGTATTAAGATGTGGCCTGTTAAACTCTGATGAACAACTTGCGATCACTGGGTCATTGCATTGATAACAAGCCAACAGATTAAACATATAACCAAGAAGTTTACTGCCTTGACAAGCTGAACTTTGAAACTACCTAAACCAATGCAGAAATATTGTGAATACTGGCAGGTGAGTCAGTCTCTAGACGATGGTATGTTTGCCCCCAAATAAGCTTTATGTGACCCAGAAAATTTATCTAGTAATCATTTTTTTCCCATTGTGTTAACCCCTTGCTGGACGTGTGTCTAAATGTATCACTCCCCCTTTACATTAGATGAAAGGCATTTCTTCACATGCCCCAAAGATATTCAGTTGTGAGAGACCTTGTAACTCAGCTCAGACACCCGCTCAGTATCCACAAATAGGGAAAGTTAAACAAGGATAATAGGATTCTGTATCTCTTTAACCTTGACAGTTCAAGGGGTTGCTGCTCTGATTGAAGACTCAGTAAACATGACTCTTATGGTCAGCAACACATAAGGCTTGTTCAATACAGACAAAGCCTTTAAACAACATTCCCAGTCTGCTTTTGGACACAATGGGCCACTGAGGGAAGGGACTGACCAACACTGTCCTACAAATGGGTATCTGTTACCTCGGGTACTCTTTAAATCTACCTGTCACCTCATGCCAGGACCATTGAAACCAGTCACACTGAGACATATTTTATAAAATGTAGGATGTATAGTCATACAGACTTTATACAAAACTTCAATATTAGACAGAATTATAGTGCTGGGGGAATTACCATAAGCATCAAATAGAATTTGCTCCAAACAGTTTTCAACATGTCTTTCATTAGTGTCAGAAGCCACAGCATTAACCACACTAATTTCATGGAGTATATCTCGCTGTCTGCATCATTATTCCAGCTCAGATCAGATAACATAACATACCTCATTTGTCTTGTCAGAAAgctcattgtactgctgctgtgGACATGGTGTAATCCACTCAGCAGTCGTGGGAATCACTGCTGCTGGTGGAGTCGGTGGGACAGATGTTACTATGTCTGTAATGCACAGAAATAACAGATCGTTGTTACTGCAACTTACAAAAATGGAACATCTGTGTGCACACAGTCAGTTTCTTACAAGCAGAACATCTCAATCTCAGTCCTGCGTTACGCTCAAATATGTGGTTAAATAAATCCACCAATGGGTAGACTAGGTGTACAAGTTGCTGGACCTCAGTTGTCATTGTAAACTAGACATGACACGTTGAGGCCTTTAACATGCCAATGGCCAGTAATGAACTCAAAGACGATGCTCAGAAAGAAAAATACTGCCATGTTTATTTGGGTGTATTAAAGGCAGTGTGGAGAAACAATAATGAAATCCAAGCAATTGTAGCAGGCAAGTTTGGGGTGGGAATGACAGCTAGGATGCAGTAGTAGAGTTTCATGGTTCTATGGAAGCTGTGTGAATGCTGGACTGGTCCTAGTCCGGGAGTTAATAAGTACTGAATGGAACATGATCTTGGTGTCCTGATGTTAGCACTAGTTGGAAAGGACAGATGCTGGGCAGGTGATAGTCTGACTACTTGATGGGCCGTGGACAATCATGGTTTTAGGATGATATGCTGCTGGATGGGTCAGCTGGATTGGACATACCACGGTATGAGCCATGGCTTGGAAGTTATTGGTCCCTGACCAGTCAGGTTCTAGGAGGGGCAACTTTGAGGCAGATCATGGTCTGGATACAGGgtaatattgtaaaagttatgacCTAGGGATTAGGTTCCCCTGCACAGGTCACTGACTAAATGGGTCTGGATAGATTGTCTACTGGATGTTTCATAGTCTAGATGAGTGGACTACTAAAGGGGTCATGGTTTATTTACTTATGATATTGACAGCCAACTGGGTCCATGCCAGTTCCCAGTGAAGCAACCCTATCAGTTCCATTCCCATTCTCTATATCTCCTTGATGCCCTGCAACTTTAAATACTCAAATGACCATCAACCCCCCTATAATTATTTTGCCTGCGTTAAGAATGAATTTACAACAAAGACTTAACCTAGCAGCATATCTATGAGGCAGCAGTGTTAACCTGCACCACTGGAAGTCCCCACACAGGTCTGGATACAATGACTACTGAATGGGGCATGGCCTATCTGAATAGGTGTGCTTGGATCAACAGGCTCAGACTGTTATGGTCTGCATGGCCAGATCCAGGCCTGATGTAGAATTGCTACCAGATGAATTAGTGCCTGGGATGGACTACCAACTGGTTTGTCAATAGGCTTGGAATGGCAGGCTGCTGTTGGTTTAAGACCTGTGAGCGAACAAGAACTGGAGAGTTTGGAAATAAAATCAGTGAAATTTGTTGTAACATTGCTTCTGGTTAAAATCCACGGCACATGGCTCCAAATAATGGCTCCATTATTACCTCAAagaaaatgtttttaattatGTACACAATGGATCATTAAAAATATTAAAGTGCATTAAACCAATCAAGAGATTCTGATTGTGGACCTTAAATAATAAGATGTTCTTACCCTTGGATAATTTACACCCAATGATGTTCACTGCAGACCAGTAGGAATTTGTTTTACAATATTTTCCAATGTCATTCATTTATATAATTCAGATtcttattttaaaataaactgaATTAGCAAAGGAAATAAACTGTCAGATGAGCTGCAGATTATTTAGAGATCTGAGTTATAAACGGGTAATGTATAGTGTAAGGGTTACACTAATCAGACCTAACATCATTTGGGGTGAAAATATCAGAAAAACATGCAAAATAAACACACATAATGCAGATTTAAAAATATAAGGGTTTAGTTCATTTAtttcattaaaataaaattgtgaTTGGGCATCGAACAAAGCTTTGGTACAAATCAAGGTCAGATCAAAAGGAATCAAAGTATCTGGTGCAATTATACAAAGAGAAAATATCCCATCAGACCATCTATCCTGCTTTGTCTGCATCTGATCATCTCCCTGTATAATTTTAAATTCATTGTCTCACAAATCCCACAGAGCACAGTGCATCCAGACAGATGCTtacattcctaatctggaaaattcACATTAACTATGTACTATACAGTTAGGATGTCAAAATACAATGGCTGGTGATACACATCTCCTCAGATTTGGGACTGAAAATTTTAAGCACATAACCCCCTGAGTTGGCTCCATCAGTGTGATCACATTACCCACAGCACAGGATAGTTGCTAGCAtggggttctctgaatgcttcatATTTAGTTGCCAAACGCACAATCGCTTTTCTACTTGTCACATACTTTCCATTGGGGAAAGGCCCAGATTTTTGCATAGCTCAGCATCTGCATTATTCAGACTCTGAATTAGTTTTTCACTGGCGCTATGTCCCTTCTTCCACACAATATCAATAAGACATCTGGCCCTGTCTTTGGTTGTCACGTTTGCTTGGAGAATGTCTTCACATTCAGAGGTGTTGATCACTTTTGCCTCCAGCATTTCATCCACCAGATCCGCAATGACAGCCTTGCTGAGACCATTCACCAAAGCTGTCCTCTGCTCTTTCAGCTTTATATCTGAAATAGAAAAAtaaactttgatttttttttttctctacggTGTACCCTTTTAAATTTAGCTGAACTAGATGTAGGAGTATAATATTAATGTAAAGTTGTAGTGAACGACAGAGTACTATACAGACTGAATCAGCGTAAGAATAATAACACTGTTACTGTGCAGGAGCAGTAAGCGAGATATTACTGTATCTTACATTGTGTTCACCATACAACACTAGTGGAGGATTTATACATGTAGTAACTGAAGGGTTTACCATACATTGTTGGACAgtaagaataggcgacgttttgtgtcgagaccctttttctgactgatgtcgggggggggggaagaaaggaagtgggTGGGAAAAAGGACATGAGAGaactgggaggggggtggggaaggagggagaaaacaagggctatctaaaattagagaagtcaatgttcatactgctggggtgtagactacgcaagtgaaatatgaggtgctgttcctccaatttgcgctgggcctcactggcaatggcggaagcccaggacagtaaattcagattgggaatgggagagggagttgaagtgctgagcaaccgggtgatcaggttggttaacacggactgagcggaggtgttcagcgaagcgatcgccgatgtagagatgttgacacctagaacagcggatgtggTAGAtgggattggaggaggtgcaggtgaacctctgcctcacctgcaaaGACTGATtaggtgaggtgctgttcctcttccattgtcagagtgaggcagcacaaatggaggaacagcacctcagcggtatgaacattgacctctaattttagatagccctcgctttcttcctccttcccagttctcccacagttcctactgtctccgcccacGTCTttgctacacccccccccccccacccgacatcagtctgaagtaggctcttgacctgaaacgtcgcctattccttctctccttagatgcttcctcacccgctgagtttctccagcatttgttgtctaccttcgattgttccagcatctgcagtcctgttTTAACATTGTTGGACAGTGTTATGTTACCTCATCCCCATCCCAGGATCCCATGTTTCCTTCTTAGCCCcggctctttcccctctccccatccttaTCTCCCCATCAGTAAAGACTTTCATTCATCcttttctttccttatctgacaccatttcGAGGTGAGGtaaaggttcatttgcacctcctccaacctcacctgctgttccaggtgtagactcctatatattggcgagaccaagcactgACTTCAGCGATTGTTCCGCTGAACATCTACGCTTAGTCCGCCTCGGCCtaaatgatctcccggttgccaaacactttaactccccttcccatactgacctctgtcctgggcctcctccattgaggttatatgtaaattggaggagcagcacttcatatttcgcttaggcagctgacaacccagcggtatacgtaaatattgatttatttaacttcaagtaaccattgtaTCCCCTCTCTTGccgtccctccccaccccagtCGTACTAGTtttactagtctgaagaagggtttcggcccgaaacgttgcctatttccttcgctccatagatgctgctgcacccgctgagtttttccagcttttttgtgtgctaGTTTTACTGTTTTCCAGTTGAGTTCTACTGCCTGtagtaactcattatcacctattccacagccaccaatgggctattgtgtgtgccatatttccttgattatcattgctttctgcatcttccattcatttgtcctaagtaccgtctaaatctctcgttactctttcccttgactctcagactgaagaagggtctcaacccaaaacatcacctattccttttctccagagatgctgcctggcctgctgagttactccagctttctgtatctGTCTTTGATTAAAGAGCATCTGCATTCCTCCCTTAACCCATTTCACTCCTTTTCACCTCTCGATTTTTTTcagttactccacccatctgccaattaaccccTCTTACCACCATTCACATATTTTTTAGCCTAACCTCTCTTTTGTAGCTTTTTTTCCTGCCACAGAGTCCACAGATGCCTCCTGACTCGCTGATTGCCTCTGGCACCCTGTTCTTTGTCCAGTACTCCAGTTTCTTATGTCTTCACTTTGTGCTGCTTCGGTATCTGACTTCGTTTGCACCTTGGCTTTTGTTCCCTCTGCCGACTTTAATTCGCTCACTATTACTTACATCTCCATcattcttccctctcctctccctgaaTGCCTAATAAAGTGCCATTCCTCCCACATTTAAATGAGTTTATTTTAAGTTTAGAGCAGAaacaaaacaggctcttcggtacactaacactgtcacacacaccgaagccaattaacctgcaaacctgcacgactttgggcgtgggaggaaaccggagcacccggggaagaaccgaacacactccgtacagacaacacccgtggtcaggatcgaacacggaacTATACCGCTGCATCATGATATGGCAGCAaaaccacacccccacccacccacgcgGCTGCACTGTACTCCGGCAGCAACTTGGAGATTTCCGCGTTGAACCACTCGGGCGCCAACCTGAGaagtttcataagatcataagtgatagttgaattaggccattcggcccatcaagtctactccgccatggctgatcgatgtatatctccctcctaaccccattctctccttaacctctgatacctgtgctaatcaagacaAAAGGTTTCGCCGTCAATCTGCGCGCCCTAGGGCACTCGCAGTCGACTATCTCCCACTGCAACATGTCCCGTCGCGATCTCATGCTCCCGGGTAAATTCATGAAGTAAAAAATCACAAAATAAACCAATTCCCGCCCGCAGAATCTCGACGGTACGGACTCTGACTTCCCTCCGCAAACTCCAGTTACAAACATTTACCTGCTCTTCCCATCCTTTCTCAATGCACTCggacaaaaaatacacaaagagaCTTCAACGCCGCTGCGCTAGTTCCGGATTGCCGATCTGTGAAAAAAATACTGGCGATCTGCGCAATTTCCGATTAGTGAAACCCCTCAGCCCCGAAGTTCCTCCAACAAAATTGGCGGCGTCGAGTGTTGTTCCCGGGTCCGGTTGGAAGGCGGAGGAGGAGTTTTACTTTCCAGAAAGCTCATTGGAGTTTGAGAAAATGAAAGCAGAAGTGACTAAAAGAAGCAAGACACTAGAGAATATCAGTGAAAGCGCCAGCGCGGGTGACTGGTGAGCAAAGATCTTTGAGCGGactatgtgttcaagaaggaactgcagatgctggaaaatcgaaggtacacaaaaatgctggagaaactcagcgggtgcagcagcatctatggagcgaaggaaataggtgacgtttcgggccgaaacccttcttcaggtcttctTTAGGAAACCCTTCTCCCCCTCAgttctcctgaagaagggtttcggcccgaaacgtcacctatttccttcgctccatagatgctgctgcacccgctgagtttctccagcatttttgtgtacctttgagcgGACTATGATCTTTGCTGGTGAGATCAGTTCGTGGTGAAGTGAAGGGCGGTTTGTCCTCTGGAGCACATATCACAGAACTTTTTCTATTTCCAAAAATATTTATCCAGACTAAAATATATCAGAGCATTAAATTGTCAAATTTTAAGTTCCTCACCAAGACTCGTACTCATTTCTCCCCTCACTTTCCTCCACCATTCCTTCCTCTCGCTTCGATGTGTGCAAATCTTCAATCCTTTCGTTGCACTACTTCTGCCTTTTCAACTCTGGCGTTTGCCCATCCACCTgccaatccacccccccccccccccccccccccgccgaatAATCTATATCCACACCTTCAGacagaaaaaaaaagatgaagtaactcagccggccaggcagcatctctgaaaaaaaggaataggtgacgattctggtcaagacccttcttcagacttcttcaggggaaaggggaacacaaaatatagacggtgctttggagaaatgaatggaacttatcaggctttgtcctgctcctaaaatcagtctgaagaaagatccctagcagaaacgtcaccaatccatgttctccagagatgctgcctgaggctcgctgagttactttgtgtctttttatacaaaacaaaaactctAGAAATTCTCAGCATCTACACATGCATTAGTGTCATACTCAGCAGTGATTGCCATTCATGTGCCCCCCTGGTGTGGTAAACCTTCCCTTCTTTGAGGAGTGTCCCCACTGCCCCTCAATATCCAAAAGCAGAAGGACTGGACTGGTTTCTTCCCCGACAGAGCCTTGGAGTTGGCTGCACGAAGCTtgagtgcatccctcagcacacACTCCTGCAGTTtggaatgggccagtcggcaaaTTTCCTTGACAGACATCTCACTGCTGGAAGGCCAACACGTTTTCGCCAAAGATCGTCCTTCACCAAGCTGATGATCTTTAAGCAGCACTTGATGCtcatctctgaatgtgtccctggaaaAAACCCGTAAaacagaatggagctgctggggctGAACAAAGACCCTTGCATTGTTCCTCAAACCCTCTTCGCAAATGCACACTCTGCGAAGAAATGGGCAACTGTCTCCTCTCCGTAGCGGCCATCTCAGAAAAAGCTGGAagatgtgtttatatatagttgcaaaccagggccggatttagatgaagagaggccctaggctatttcacttgtgaggcccccctcccaatcccccacccccacgactagaggaccatgactacccgacagtgacagtgttacacttttagatcctactgtatgttgtcattaaacagttggttttaaaatacatattggattcaccgcggagcggggatgccttacctggatcgccgtttgaagatctggagtgttgggcctgctgcttcaacatcagagctgtgctttgcggagctcccagcctcgggctgtgctgatttcaacatcgcggagccctggtatcgctttgccgagggccgcctgcATGAATCTCCgctcagctcagcctgtggactttgggagccgcagtATCTGGTAGGAAGTGGTCGATTTGGAAGTCCATGTCGCTGAGGGTGTTCTTCCGttgcgacgtcggagttccatcatcccggcgagagggcctgatgatcgggccgcccgtagcggcgattgCGGGGGGCTCgaaaggagggggtccgttgaagatgggaaaagggatcatcaatgggggggcgaggactccttcccatggaagaacgctgtgaggtggaggcgatggaagaagcgctccaaatcgcggcgggcgcggaactcattgaggtggggtcagagggggacaaaggtgaggcctctgctgaggacagaccattcggtatctgagagggggaggtcaggggagatggtgaacacacggcaaggatgggagttggggccggaggaaggcaggtgagtggactgaggccgaggtgatgtctggtgggggggtggtgggtggtcagaggGGAGAggatatgaggactgtagtgtgggtggggaagagctggggtcacatagtTTGAGGGTGATGGGGAAGACCTAGTGAAACAGCCACTGATGTTACTAGGGTTGTGGAGACTGacactaggacccagcacagtcaaacccaggggagtgggagtctgcagcgtggaagcttcaggcccggtgctgagtccaggctgcaggtaaggcgacggctgctggagggcggtggagtggcgagggtcggtggaATCGATGGTGGAagtccgggtcagcgggcgaagcgtgggaggtcccggtgggcggatggtcggttggGTGGCGAGATTCGGTGAGGCGGTGACGTTCGGTGGACTCcagtggggcggcgaggttcggtgggccccggtgaggcggcgacATTCGATGGGCCCCGGTGCAGCGGCGATGTTCGATGGGCCCTGGTGCGGCGGCGAGGTTCGGTGGACCCCGGTGCAGCGGCGAGGTTCGGTGGGccccgaggtgagtaggccccggtgcggcagcgaggtgagtaggccccggtgtggcggcgaggttcggcgggcTGCTCCGtgatggtacctcagtgctgaAGCTGTAgctcgaagctctggccggtcctgGCAGGAATGACCGTGCCAATCCGAATGGTAGGCAGGGGGCAAAGATGCAGCTCGGAGTAAGAACGCATCCTTGCCCAGGTAGGGACTGGGAAAAACGGTTAAATAAACGACATAACTTCtgctttgtcctgcacttgcgatccgtgatggTGTAGGCGTTTTTAGTTGCGTAGAACGGATTTTCAGCACCAGGTCTTTAAGTAGCAGTCCGAGCAAATCAAAGATCCAAGGATCTttggagcaaattcctctccgacaacgaatataaacctcacctgcattttaatcccccccccaacaccaccaaagcctccggaatcgcaagcacagcaccactgatggtaggttttgtaacaaagcCACTATGTCAAAAGTTTTATACGTGAGGCCGACGCCCCCCTAGATTTCGAagccctaaacttaagcttgtgaagcttatacgtaaatccgtccCTGGTGCAAACACTATTGAGTACTGGTGTTActggctttatcctgcactaaacgttatagacgttattccctttatcatgtatctgcacatcgTGAATGGTTCGATTGCAATTATATGTTGCCTTTCCgttgacaggttagcacgcaacaaaagcttttcactgtacctcggtacacaaatgacaataaattaaagtcAACCCAGCAACACTATTGAATGGATCGACAATGAGAATGCATCGTTTTTGTTTTATATTTCTCATTCTAAATAAAGTGTATTTCTGGAAAAAATCTGTTCAAAAGAGAATCAGTCAACGTTTCCAGTCGAAGACAA
Above is a genomic segment from Amblyraja radiata isolate CabotCenter1 chromosome 28, sAmbRad1.1.pri, whole genome shotgun sequence containing:
- the LOC116988994 gene encoding caspase-1-like — translated: MGRADIKLKEQRTALVNGLSKAVIADLVDEMLEAKVINTSECEDILQANVTTKDRARCLIDIVWKKGHSASEKLIQSLNNADAELCKNLGLSPMENIVTSVPPTPPAAVIPTTAEWITPCPQQQYNELSDKTNEVYMMLPKHNRKRLALMITNIKFENPEMTRSGAEVDEVQMLKLLNGFGYEVEKHNNLTAEGMEKALVAFSNREEHMQSDSTFVVLMSHGLRDKICGSLHSKSKEDIFHIDQVFDILNNKNCKGLREKPKVVIIQACRGSSTGQVYVSDSADPNPHADYEEEGILYKLHKESDFICFCSSTPDCVALRNVENGSIFIQKLIDILRENACKDHIEELFRQVQQSFQNFPRQLPAKERATLMKKFYLFPGF